The following are encoded together in the Candidatus Neomarinimicrobiota bacterium genome:
- a CDS encoding ROK family protein, with the protein MTVIGLDLGGTTVHSGRVDKGEIKDSFLMNICADQSEQDVLNDVYTAIDNVIQDGAKGIGVGVPGLVDAEKGIVFSLANIPSWQKVHLKENLEDRYGIPTYINNDANCFATGVKYFGQGKNFKNLIGLTLGTGMGAGLILNHRLYSGNNCGAGEYGMLPYKDQNYEYYCSGQYFIKLWGKSGKELHKRALDGDIEAINIFKEYGVELGKAIKVLLYTLDPEAVFLGGSVSKAFEYFKETMMREINTFEFGHILEKFLVIPNQTPDIALLGAAALYEDSQRT; encoded by the coding sequence ATGACTGTTATTGGTCTTGATCTCGGTGGAACAACCGTGCATTCAGGTAGAGTTGATAAGGGCGAAATCAAGGATTCGTTCTTAATGAATATATGCGCTGACCAATCAGAGCAAGATGTGTTAAATGATGTTTATACTGCCATTGATAATGTAATCCAGGATGGCGCAAAAGGAATCGGGGTTGGCGTACCTGGGCTGGTTGATGCTGAGAAGGGCATCGTTTTTTCATTGGCTAATATTCCTTCCTGGCAAAAAGTTCATCTCAAGGAAAATCTGGAAGACCGCTATGGCATTCCCACATATATAAACAACGATGCAAACTGCTTTGCCACAGGCGTCAAGTATTTTGGCCAGGGCAAGAATTTCAAAAATCTGATTGGGCTTACTCTAGGTACTGGTATGGGGGCTGGGCTGATCTTAAACCATAGATTGTATTCTGGGAATAATTGTGGAGCCGGCGAATACGGAATGCTGCCATATAAAGATCAGAACTATGAATATTATTGCAGTGGTCAATATTTTATAAAGCTATGGGGAAAATCTGGGAAAGAGCTTCACAAGCGTGCTTTGGATGGTGATATTGAAGCAATTAATATTTTTAAAGAATATGGGGTGGAGTTAGGGAAGGCAATTAAGGTTCTCCTATACACATTAGATCCAGAAGCTGTCTTTTTGGGTGGTTCGGTGAGCAAAGCTTTTGAATATTTCAAGGAAACCATGATGAGAGAAATTAATACATTTGAGTTCGGGCACATCCTGGAAAAATTCTTAGTTATACCCAACCAGACACCAGACATAGCTCTCCTCGGTGCCGCAGCACTCTATGAGGATTCACAGCGGACGTAG
- a CDS encoding Na+:solute symporter: protein MQSLHFIDLTVIMLFFLIIFGIAAYYTRKAGESTNEFFLSGRNMPWYIAGTAMVATTFAADTPLAVTELVARNGIAGNWLWWNMAIGGMLTVFFFSKLWRRADIMTDVEFVELRYSGKAAAVLRGFRAIYLGLFMNAIVMGWVNKAMEKIFKVTIPEFDPFLLVMAAAFIIAIYASASGLLGTARTDSFQFLFAMVGCIVLAVIVVKLPEIGGVVALQEKLAPQVLDFFPRIGAMSAKGVTGGVFALSVGAFFAHIGLQWWSSWYPGSDPGGGGYVAQRMMSTKDEKNSQLATLWFTVAHYTLRPWPWIIVALAALVILPRAQSPELIEAENPALYQQVVQAYSDKVNVLGDAAYAAPEFQAMYEKYENTIDPGVMYPKLMMRYLPPGLLGLLIAVFLAAYMSTIASQLNWGASYLINDLYRRFMRRDADEKHYIKVSRIAIFLMTVVSLLITRYFLTTVSGAWEFIINASAGLGAVLILRWFWWRINAWSEISAMIAPLIIYPVARWGFGLESPITLYPIVFGTTIVWLVVTFLTEPVEVSHLTIFFRRIRPGGIGWKPIKALEPDVVQDSGYGITFLNWVLGVILIYAFLYGFGQIIFHNYLVGFITVGVGISTGALINHNLKKVTGQV from the coding sequence ATGCAATCATTACATTTTATCGATCTCACTGTCATTATGCTGTTTTTCTTAATCATTTTTGGAATTGCGGCATATTACACCCGCAAAGCTGGTGAAAGCACCAATGAATTTTTTCTATCGGGCCGCAATATGCCCTGGTATATCGCAGGGACTGCCATGGTTGCTACTACCTTTGCTGCAGATACACCTCTCGCTGTTACAGAACTGGTAGCCAGAAATGGTATTGCCGGCAACTGGTTATGGTGGAATATGGCCATTGGGGGTATGCTGACAGTCTTCTTTTTCTCCAAGCTCTGGCGACGGGCAGATATTATGACAGATGTTGAATTTGTTGAATTGCGCTATTCAGGGAAAGCTGCCGCCGTTTTGCGTGGATTTAGAGCGATCTATTTAGGGTTGTTCATGAATGCCATCGTCATGGGCTGGGTGAACAAGGCTATGGAAAAAATATTTAAGGTCACAATCCCCGAGTTTGATCCCTTTTTGCTGGTCATGGCAGCTGCTTTTATTATTGCTATCTATGCCTCTGCTTCGGGTCTACTGGGAACAGCAAGAACTGACAGCTTCCAATTTCTGTTTGCCATGGTGGGTTGTATTGTATTGGCAGTGATCGTCGTAAAACTCCCTGAAATCGGGGGTGTGGTTGCCTTACAAGAAAAGTTGGCCCCTCAGGTTCTGGATTTCTTTCCACGAATTGGTGCAATGAGCGCGAAGGGGGTTACTGGGGGGGTATTTGCACTATCCGTTGGAGCCTTTTTCGCACATATCGGATTGCAATGGTGGTCGAGTTGGTATCCTGGTTCTGACCCAGGTGGTGGCGGCTACGTGGCACAACGCATGATGTCTACCAAAGATGAGAAGAACAGTCAGCTAGCAACTCTGTGGTTTACCGTTGCCCATTATACTTTACGCCCCTGGCCGTGGATCATTGTCGCCCTGGCCGCCCTGGTGATTTTACCGAGAGCCCAGAGCCCAGAGCTTATTGAAGCTGAGAACCCCGCTCTCTACCAACAGGTTGTCCAGGCATATTCTGACAAAGTGAATGTCCTTGGTGATGCTGCCTATGCGGCACCAGAATTCCAGGCGATGTACGAGAAATATGAAAATACCATTGACCCTGGTGTCATGTATCCCAAACTCATGATGCGTTATTTACCCCCAGGTTTACTGGGACTCTTGATCGCTGTATTTCTGGCTGCCTATATGTCTACCATCGCTTCTCAATTGAACTGGGGAGCATCCTATTTGATAAATGATCTTTATCGACGATTTATGCGTAGAGACGCAGACGAGAAGCATTACATCAAGGTATCCAGAATTGCCATTTTTCTCATGACCGTGGTATCATTACTAATTACCCGGTACTTTTTGACCACCGTTTCTGGAGCATGGGAATTCATAATTAACGCCAGTGCGGGATTGGGTGCTGTCCTCATCCTTCGTTGGTTCTGGTGGCGCATCAATGCCTGGTCAGAGATCTCAGCCATGATTGCTCCCCTGATCATTTACCCGGTGGCCCGTTGGGGTTTCGGTCTTGAATCACCCATAACACTCTATCCGATTGTGTTTGGTACCACCATTGTATGGTTAGTTGTAACCTTTCTCACTGAGCCCGTCGAGGTGTCTCATCTCACTATATTCTTCAGACGTATTCGACCTGGAGGAATCGGCTGGAAACCAATAAAGGCTCTCGAGCCTGATGTGGTCCAGGACAGTGGCTACGGTATCACTTTTCTGAACTGGGTGCTTGGTGTCATTCTTATCTACGCTTTTTTATATGGGTTTGGTCAAATCATTTTCCATAACTATTTGGTGGGATTTATTACAGTAGGCGTTGGTATTTCGACAGGTGCTTTGATTAATCACAATCTAAAAAAGGTGACTGGACAGGTCTAG
- a CDS encoding DUF481 domain-containing protein: MQKRSYIFFTLIISMMILGTGPISAQVNTESLRKTTQEPGFHFNLGATLNLMDGNRNLFQTQVKTRLDQVQPWGHLFLVSNYKMSSKDETVFVNQGFAHLRFMKELTPGYSAEVFSQLEFNEFIRLKQRALVGAGLRFKHSGLAGNDNISKAPLSMAFGLGLMLERESIDIGSDATVGDPVHGDLAELLRSSNYFVLAYAPHENVNIQSTTYYQVDTQRIKDYRLLSQSLIEVGLGKRLALTSELNIRYDSEPPGGVKSRDLEYNQGMTYKFK, encoded by the coding sequence ATGCAGAAGCGTAGTTATATTTTTTTTACCCTCATCATAAGTATGATGATCCTGGGAACAGGACCGATTAGCGCTCAGGTAAATACCGAGTCACTCCGAAAAACAACTCAGGAGCCTGGTTTCCATTTTAATCTGGGTGCCACGCTCAACCTCATGGATGGCAACCGCAATCTGTTCCAGACCCAGGTTAAAACCCGTCTTGACCAGGTCCAACCCTGGGGGCATCTGTTTTTGGTCTCCAATTATAAAATGAGCAGCAAAGATGAAACGGTCTTTGTGAACCAGGGTTTTGCCCATTTGAGGTTCATGAAGGAACTTACTCCTGGCTACTCTGCAGAAGTTTTTTCTCAACTGGAGTTTAATGAGTTTATCCGTTTAAAACAGAGAGCCCTGGTGGGTGCAGGTCTACGCTTCAAGCATTCAGGTTTGGCTGGAAATGACAACATCAGCAAAGCCCCCCTGTCCATGGCGTTCGGTCTGGGTCTTATGTTGGAACGAGAAAGTATCGATATCGGCTCTGATGCAACGGTAGGAGATCCGGTACACGGGGATCTGGCTGAATTGCTCCGTTCCAGCAACTATTTCGTGCTGGCTTATGCTCCCCATGAAAATGTGAATATTCAATCTACCACCTACTATCAGGTGGACACCCAAAGAATAAAGGACTACCGGCTCTTATCCCAAAGCCTGATTGAGGTGGGTTTGGGCAAACGGCTGGCACTCACTTCTGAATTAAATATCCGCTATGACAGCGAACCTCCAGGTGGAGTAAAGTCCAGGGATCTGGAGTACAATCAGGGGATGACCTACAAATTTAAATAA
- a CDS encoding LLM class flavin-dependent oxidoreductase, translated as MEIGIDSFAASKLSGDPYQTSQAATALSDLLDRIEFADKVGLDVFGIGEHYRKEFLDSANIAILSAAAARTKKIRLTSAVTVLSAADPVRLFQNFATLDLISQGRAEITAGRGSFTDSFPLFGLNLQEYDALFSEKLDLLLKIRDNERITWSGKYRPELKDQAIYPRPLQEKLPIWLGVGGTPDSFRRAGLLGLPLMVAVIGGETHRFRPLIDLYLRAGESAGHPPEQLKVGLHSLGYVGESTQEALDKYYPGYAETFTRIGKERGWPPVTRERFDAQTGPTGALVIGNPRDVAEKIMRHSEALGGISRFTFQMDNAGLSHTDLMRSIEIIGDQVQPIVNAAGKRTIDAEA; from the coding sequence ATGGAAATAGGTATTGATAGTTTTGCCGCCAGTAAACTCTCTGGAGACCCGTATCAGACTAGCCAGGCTGCCACTGCCTTATCTGATTTACTTGACAGGATAGAATTTGCTGATAAAGTTGGGCTTGATGTGTTTGGTATCGGAGAACACTATCGCAAAGAGTTTCTTGATTCAGCCAATATTGCCATCCTGTCCGCTGCCGCAGCGCGTACTAAAAAGATTAGATTGACCAGTGCAGTGACCGTTTTAAGTGCAGCAGATCCTGTGAGATTATTTCAGAATTTTGCCACTCTGGATTTGATTTCGCAGGGACGAGCTGAAATAACTGCCGGCAGGGGTTCTTTCACGGATTCATTCCCACTCTTCGGTTTAAACCTCCAGGAGTATGATGCCCTCTTTTCAGAAAAATTAGATCTGCTGCTTAAAATCAGAGATAATGAACGTATCACCTGGTCAGGGAAGTATCGACCTGAGCTTAAAGACCAGGCCATCTATCCCAGACCGTTGCAGGAAAAGCTGCCAATCTGGTTGGGAGTTGGTGGAACCCCTGATTCCTTCAGGCGCGCAGGCTTATTAGGCCTACCGCTTATGGTGGCCGTCATTGGAGGCGAGACCCATCGTTTTCGCCCCCTCATCGATCTTTATCTACGTGCTGGTGAAAGCGCTGGACATCCGCCAGAACAACTGAAGGTGGGGTTACACTCTCTGGGGTATGTCGGTGAGTCCACACAGGAAGCACTTGACAAGTACTATCCCGGTTATGCTGAAACGTTTACCCGAATAGGAAAAGAACGCGGCTGGCCACCGGTGACACGTGAGCGCTTTGATGCTCAGACCGGGCCTACGGGAGCCCTGGTTATTGGGAACCCCAGGGATGTAGCAGAAAAAATAATGAGACACTCCGAAGCGCTTGGGGGTATTTCAAGATTTACTTTCCAAATGGACAATGCTGGGTTATCTCACACCGATCTTATGCGATCAATTGAGATAATCGGTGATCAAGTGCAGCCAATAGTCAATGCAGCAGGAAAAAGGACAATCGATGCAGAAGCGTAG
- a CDS encoding pirin family protein codes for MIDVIPFQSLGIAKHGWLTARHHFSFARYYDPARQGYPPLLVWNDDEIQAGTGFDMHPHDNMEIITYVRQGAITHRDNMGNEGRTEAGDVQVMSAGTGVYHSEHNEESEDTILFQIWIHTAQRDVSPRWEARSFPKKTSNTLIPLVSGREIHKPQDPLHIYQDAAIFAGVISRGHSFTQIIDPGRHAYLVVSEGSIDINGHELKQRDGVYIKDEDEIVITAKSDAEIVLADLPILSS; via the coding sequence ATGATTGATGTCATTCCATTCCAGTCGTTGGGTATTGCCAAGCATGGTTGGTTAACTGCCAGGCACCATTTCAGTTTTGCCAGGTATTATGATCCAGCTCGTCAGGGTTATCCTCCGCTACTGGTCTGGAATGATGATGAAATTCAGGCTGGAACCGGCTTCGATATGCACCCCCATGATAACATGGAAATTATCACCTATGTCCGTCAGGGTGCCATCACCCATCGAGATAACATGGGTAATGAGGGTCGCACAGAAGCAGGCGATGTCCAGGTCATGTCCGCAGGCACCGGTGTCTACCATAGTGAGCACAATGAAGAATCCGAAGACACAATATTGTTCCAGATTTGGATTCATACGGCACAAAGAGATGTATCTCCTCGTTGGGAAGCCAGATCCTTTCCCAAAAAAACCAGCAACACGCTTATTCCACTGGTGAGTGGCAGGGAAATCCATAAACCTCAGGATCCCCTCCATATATATCAGGACGCCGCCATCTTTGCCGGCGTCATCAGCAGAGGTCATTCATTCACTCAGATAATTGATCCTGGGCGTCACGCATACCTGGTCGTATCAGAAGGAAGCATTGATATCAACGGACACGAACTCAAACAACGTGACGGCGTCTATATCAAAGATGAGGATGAGATTGTCATCACTGCAAAATCTGATGCTGAGATCGTTCTGGCCGACCTACCTATACTGAGCTCATAG
- a CDS encoding DoxX family protein, producing MKNLKSIGRYLFTVPFALFGLMHLMMANDMAGLVPSWLPGGVFWVYVTGLALIAAGVSFVIQKHTYLAGLLTAALMLVFVFTIHLPAMIGGDMMAMSGLLKDLGLAGGALMLASNYQQD from the coding sequence ATGAAAAATCTTAAATCAATTGGTCGTTACCTGTTTACCGTTCCATTTGCTCTCTTTGGTCTCATGCACCTGATGATGGCCAATGACATGGCTGGCCTGGTTCCCAGTTGGCTTCCTGGAGGCGTTTTCTGGGTATACGTTACAGGTCTGGCACTTATCGCTGCAGGCGTGAGCTTTGTGATCCAAAAGCATACATATCTGGCTGGTTTATTAACCGCCGCTTTGATGCTGGTCTTCGTTTTTACCATCCATTTGCCAGCCATGATCGGTGGCGATATGATGGCCATGAGTGGACTGCTTAAAGATCTTGGATTAGCAGGTGGTGCTTTGATGTTAGCATCAAATTACCAACAGGATTAA
- a CDS encoding MarR family transcriptional regulator has product MSTHYQGNPREKLVLDTFIKFSRANNTLNQFMRHNVEQQGLTISQFGVLEVLKHIGPLSVKEIGQKLLMTTSNLVTVIDNLVKQELVKRVPCDHDRRSIIIHLTQKGSGFIEPVFRNHLDELLNCFSVIDDQQLITLGSLSKELGLKQKEKHNEKS; this is encoded by the coding sequence ATGAGCACACATTACCAAGGCAACCCTCGCGAAAAACTTGTTCTGGATACATTTATTAAATTTTCCAGAGCCAATAACACATTAAATCAATTCATGCGCCACAATGTGGAGCAACAGGGACTTACTATCTCACAGTTCGGTGTCTTAGAGGTGTTAAAACACATTGGTCCCCTCTCTGTTAAAGAGATTGGTCAAAAATTATTAATGACCACCTCAAACCTGGTCACTGTCATCGACAATCTGGTGAAGCAGGAGCTGGTTAAGCGTGTACCCTGTGATCACGATCGACGCTCCATCATTATTCACCTCACACAAAAAGGTTCAGGGTTCATTGAACCTGTTTTTAGAAACCATCTTGATGAATTGCTTAACTGCTTTTCAGTCATAGATGATCAACAACTAATAACCCTCGGTTCACTATCAAAAGAGCTGGGGTTAAAACAAAAGGAAAAACATAATGAAAAATCTTAA
- a CDS encoding NAD-dependent deacylase — protein MSGNTIPIDRFNRDSHVVFFTGAGISAESGISTFRDPDGHWSKYDPMKLASQAGFKEDPELVLNWYADRRETILQAQPNAAHTSISDFQKLFRHSVVITQNVDGLHERAGNQTIYELHGNIHRHKCNSCGKSIDLTAKDMRALHQCDCGGKVRPDVVWFGESLPRETINQAFEAVQNCDLMFSIGTSAQIYPAARLPFEAQIQGAYVIEINPEPTPFSSKADMSVRDDAGSAMPKFYEEFHAQLK, from the coding sequence ATGAGTGGGAACACTATTCCAATAGATCGTTTCAATAGAGATAGTCATGTCGTCTTTTTCACAGGGGCAGGCATCTCCGCAGAAAGTGGAATTTCCACCTTTCGAGATCCTGATGGTCATTGGTCGAAATATGACCCGATGAAATTGGCCAGCCAGGCTGGATTTAAAGAGGATCCTGAGCTGGTATTAAACTGGTATGCAGATAGAAGAGAGACAATCCTGCAAGCTCAGCCCAATGCTGCCCACACCAGTATTAGCGATTTTCAGAAACTATTCAGACATTCTGTTGTAATAACTCAGAATGTTGACGGTCTCCATGAACGTGCAGGGAATCAGACCATTTATGAGTTGCATGGGAATATCCATCGTCATAAATGTAATAGCTGTGGAAAAAGTATTGATTTGACAGCAAAGGATATGAGAGCATTACATCAATGTGACTGTGGTGGAAAGGTCAGACCCGATGTGGTTTGGTTTGGTGAATCTTTACCCAGGGAGACAATCAATCAAGCATTCGAAGCGGTTCAGAATTGTGATCTGATGTTTAGTATTGGAACTTCTGCTCAGATTTACCCAGCTGCACGATTACCCTTTGAGGCTCAAATCCAAGGTGCTTATGTAATTGAAATTAACCCAGAACCGACACCCTTTAGTTCCAAGGCTGATATGAGTGTCCGTGATGATGCCGGTTCTGCCATGCCAAAATTTTATGAGGAGTTTCATGCTCAGCTCAAATGA
- a CDS encoding tetratricopeptide repeat protein, which translates to MLSSNDFLKYFKPIVLLMFIGMQSCAYYNTFYNAEEYFAEAQKLTRENQTEIVSRDEINLYSKAIEKSKKLLQRYPESKYRDDAQFIIAKAYYFKGDYLQAKRYFEDLGSLYSNSPYVSEVPLWIGKCLLKTGDLEMARYEASRVLRSDSERRLQADALLLMGEIAVQQDSLGVAEHYLEQVIDRSPDGFTKAQAQFQVGKMRENEKDYEGALKAYQTVSKYKPSESLKVEAIIRQTSMLKALNRDEDAVEMIQDMLLSDKFVEIRGQLEVELGKLFLVMDEVDLAEAKFTAIVEDYNRTEVAAEASFYLGELYLTKRQDYIQAKASFANVKTQSPRSPLLTKATLKNQQIDRYEKLQFDNTNLERQLQGLPPIVKIDKKANSSNARNNRSNSRGRSRGGRQTSPEEAAAARKFEAPDRVVIDTVEVTGEDSIQIYKLIGENRYSLAEYMLFDLARVDTTLEILKHLENSTSDTSMQQQCAYMQYYALESIEGDKDGGRSALNHIQEKYPHYYNTIMNKTDTTQVSDPNEDRFRRIAVLFESGKYSEASKRYYSIKEDSTISSTIRGESCFNHAWLNDYFLFDKASAVESYSYMVANFPEDPLSKTARNRLNALTQDPSQNIEPQKEEQSDARVEEDEQDPGQKSNRPEDYEKDEDEK; encoded by the coding sequence ATGCTCAGCTCAAATGATTTCCTGAAATATTTTAAGCCCATCGTTTTGCTCATGTTTATAGGCATGCAATCCTGCGCTTATTACAACACATTCTACAATGCAGAAGAGTACTTCGCTGAGGCACAGAAACTTACCCGTGAAAACCAGACTGAAATAGTAAGCCGAGATGAAATAAATCTGTATTCAAAAGCTATTGAGAAATCAAAAAAGCTGCTACAAAGATACCCTGAGAGTAAATATCGGGATGATGCTCAATTCATTATTGCCAAGGCTTACTATTTCAAAGGTGACTATCTGCAGGCAAAACGCTATTTCGAAGATCTTGGTTCCCTTTATTCAAATTCACCCTATGTCAGCGAAGTCCCGCTTTGGATTGGCAAATGTCTTCTGAAAACTGGAGATCTGGAAATGGCCAGATATGAAGCCTCCCGAGTGTTGAGGAGTGACTCAGAGCGTAGGCTCCAGGCAGATGCCTTGCTGCTCATGGGTGAAATCGCAGTGCAACAGGATAGTCTTGGTGTTGCTGAACATTATTTGGAGCAGGTCATTGATCGTTCCCCAGATGGATTCACGAAAGCCCAGGCTCAATTTCAGGTTGGCAAAATGCGGGAAAATGAAAAGGATTATGAGGGTGCCCTCAAGGCCTATCAAACTGTTTCCAAATACAAACCTTCAGAATCCCTTAAGGTGGAAGCCATTATCCGACAAACTAGTATGCTTAAAGCTTTGAATCGTGATGAAGATGCAGTTGAAATGATTCAAGATATGCTTTTGAGTGATAAGTTTGTTGAAATCCGGGGGCAATTGGAGGTGGAGCTGGGGAAACTATTTCTCGTCATGGATGAAGTTGATCTGGCCGAAGCAAAATTTACTGCCATTGTTGAAGACTATAACAGGACCGAGGTGGCAGCTGAAGCCAGTTTTTATCTGGGCGAATTGTATCTGACAAAACGCCAGGATTATATCCAGGCGAAAGCTTCATTTGCCAATGTGAAAACGCAATCTCCACGTTCACCCCTACTGACTAAGGCGACTCTGAAAAACCAGCAGATAGATCGCTACGAAAAACTTCAATTCGATAATACCAACTTAGAGAGACAATTGCAGGGACTTCCTCCCATCGTGAAAATTGATAAGAAGGCCAACAGTTCAAATGCCAGGAATAATCGTAGTAACTCAAGGGGACGTTCACGGGGAGGGCGACAGACTAGCCCTGAAGAGGCAGCAGCTGCCCGGAAATTCGAAGCCCCAGACAGAGTCGTCATAGATACTGTCGAAGTGACTGGAGAAGACTCCATCCAGATATATAAATTGATTGGTGAGAATCGATATTCACTAGCTGAATATATGCTTTTCGACTTAGCCCGGGTGGATACCACACTTGAAATACTAAAGCATCTTGAGAATAGTACATCCGATACATCAATGCAGCAGCAGTGCGCCTACATGCAGTATTATGCCTTAGAATCCATTGAGGGTGATAAGGACGGGGGCCGATCTGCCCTGAATCATATCCAGGAAAAATATCCACACTACTACAATACCATCATGAATAAAACTGATACCACGCAGGTATCAGACCCAAATGAGGATCGATTTAGACGCATCGCCGTCCTGTTTGAGTCAGGCAAGTATTCAGAGGCAAGTAAGCGCTACTATTCAATCAAAGAAGATTCCACCATTTCAAGCACAATCAGGGGTGAATCCTGTTTCAACCATGCCTGGTTAAACGATTACTTTTTATTCGACAAGGCATCAGCTGTTGAGTCCTACAGTTACATGGTGGCCAATTTTCCTGAGGATCCACTTTCCAAGACCGCCAGGAACCGCTTAAATGCTTTGACCCAGGATCCCAGTCAGAATATTGAACCCCAAAAGGAAGAGCAGTCTGATGCAAGGGTTGAGGAAGATGAACAAGATCCTGGACAAAAATCGAATAGACCTGAGGATTATGAAAAAGATGAAGATGAGAAATAA
- a CDS encoding phosphatidate cytidylyltransferase: MSINNIIKRAPVVIIGIPALIGFTLYTHDVFMVFFTIAGILILGEAYRMSRPNGTEPNIWVGYLIYLALVGDQLLGGGENLGPILIVSILILLTWEMFRKQAHVMENVASTFFAATFIAMAMSYFILLQQLGFMGQGGHLGGYAVLTVFVGVWTCDSLAYFVGSAIGKHKIFPRVSPNKSWEGSIAGLIGSFLALLLIVRVGWLPGLDYTDALILGLITGVAGQIGDFAESLVKRDVGVKDSSNLLPGHGGAWDRLDSILFAAPLSYLYLTLVVGL, translated from the coding sequence ATGTCGATTAATAATATAATAAAACGCGCCCCTGTCGTCATAATTGGCATCCCTGCCCTTATAGGGTTCACGCTATATACACATGATGTTTTTATGGTATTTTTTACCATTGCCGGTATTCTCATTCTGGGTGAGGCTTATCGAATGTCGCGACCAAATGGTACTGAGCCAAACATCTGGGTGGGCTATCTCATCTATCTGGCCCTGGTGGGGGATCAACTGCTAGGTGGCGGTGAAAATCTGGGTCCTATTTTAATTGTCTCGATTCTCATATTATTGACCTGGGAAATGTTTCGCAAGCAGGCCCACGTTATGGAAAACGTCGCCTCAACCTTTTTTGCGGCAACATTTATTGCCATGGCGATGTCATATTTTATTTTGCTCCAACAATTGGGGTTTATGGGGCAGGGGGGGCACCTTGGTGGTTATGCAGTTTTGACTGTTTTTGTAGGCGTCTGGACCTGTGACTCCTTGGCCTATTTTGTTGGTTCTGCCATTGGCAAACATAAGATTTTCCCACGAGTAAGTCCTAACAAAAGCTGGGAAGGTTCAATCGCTGGACTGATTGGCTCCTTTTTAGCACTACTGCTCATTGTACGTGTGGGTTGGTTACCGGGACTGGATTACACAGATGCCCTCATACTTGGTCTTATAACTGGTGTTGCAGGACAAATCGGTGATTTTGCTGAATCTCTGGTAAAACGAGATGTGGGTGTTAAAGATTCGTCCAATCTTCTACCGGGACACGGGGGAGCATGGGATCGGCTCGATTCCATCCTCTTTGCAGCTCCACTCAGTTATTTGTATTTGACGCTTGTTGTCGGGCTATAG